One genomic region from Haloterrigena gelatinilytica encodes:
- a CDS encoding DUF7286 family protein — translation MTGKRTRTTVSIDDRARVPFAIIGVLLLVTSVTVVGVLQTRGGPETEIDETLAMERTEAAVQSELRGAVVDATHRAAAQPVTTSDLDALGGNQTETFETYLELLIYLEAQESLSAAGQTAGDVETTVSIGGDVPEDPDRAIRTADDRIDVAERAGGDGLLEVTLDRVTITLEDGDRVVSERTVDDLSVTVGTPILELQEKTREFETMLDEGFLDGEVTEFENMAQKTAMRLYPMAYFKSFINRMDKGTGDEDLEQGWTFDEILENNHTEVMANDAIFGVQEEVFGEDAVDPYADRVMRPAWACFAADMLETMAGNDDSEESNDGYQATVSVTDGFGNGVYNATVFVDGEKRGTTGPGNEVSFELAENGTHSVVVIGDDYERVEQRIRFSERDSRDRIELRPSTDRTITVYGPSGEPVDGADVNVWADDELAYATTGADGTIALEDLAIDDRSELTVEIFADGYEDGSETVEIDRSYNAILTSAGDASLDDPEDGAGLHSYFEDDPSLKDAACEDFRDYLFGDKGGDLPDAPSTLELVDGMFGEMNPLTQNETVEPNDMADIAYYELIGIRDLSTVLDDLPSEMNPEDIDEPISYTEGFESRIENGDFIDDIYDVNVDRSVDVSYGSLSANRSSSFSDYEYSHSAYDSRGVTDIDVSLSQDWRTTEGEYTNRDLHSLTIDADVEIQERSVFENTTENGTDTKTLDRSPETLPVSIEVDIDADLVDDIAIDRSEIGDDFEAGTGYAGHGDLTSLSDPANFERVVTDSLETLLDVNALDSDGDLESQIEADLNDSIRISSIPSTNESTNGAISVALDIRFGVLGADVASYDFDDLEAGSNLDRAELEEWLEDDLYLVNAYVKKETNAIEQPRVEFLRSPSPFRELTDEVRAVEDELVDTESYDNVPDLVRMEVRNAYFETLTGRLDEMADFHEETVSEFDDAMSTSDGALDDSLDIVQAVFAGDVETESGELEGSELMGDMEFDVSGSPTYMDLETVDDDEVPTVRPPNTTIMDTDVDGEHAALGAKYGQRLPTPGLPLVPWPPMLYVLQVNSYNVDLQGEYSRFEVSATAGGPVDGAGTTYVRDRMDVEVDLGGDAPQKIGEVEPITFDTSLEILIAMPGLMPMKSGSPPNTGDPPFDGPPSFSDLIENLGNKDLILGYEGESDKYGDTGPLEG, via the coding sequence ATGACGGGAAAACGCACACGAACGACGGTATCGATCGACGATCGCGCTCGAGTCCCCTTCGCGATAATCGGGGTGTTGCTGCTGGTGACCAGCGTGACGGTCGTCGGCGTCCTCCAGACGCGCGGCGGACCCGAGACGGAGATCGACGAGACGCTCGCGATGGAGCGGACGGAAGCGGCCGTCCAGAGCGAACTCCGCGGCGCCGTCGTCGACGCGACTCACCGGGCCGCGGCCCAACCGGTAACGACCTCCGACCTCGACGCGCTCGGGGGCAACCAGACCGAGACGTTCGAGACGTACCTCGAGTTGTTGATCTACCTCGAGGCGCAGGAGTCGCTGTCGGCCGCCGGCCAGACGGCCGGCGACGTCGAGACGACGGTTTCCATCGGCGGAGACGTCCCCGAGGATCCCGACCGTGCGATCAGGACCGCCGACGACCGAATCGACGTCGCGGAACGGGCGGGGGGCGACGGACTGCTCGAGGTGACGCTCGATCGGGTGACGATCACGCTCGAGGACGGCGATCGCGTCGTCAGCGAGCGGACGGTCGACGACCTCTCCGTCACCGTCGGCACGCCGATCCTCGAGTTACAGGAGAAGACACGGGAGTTCGAAACGATGCTCGACGAAGGCTTCCTCGATGGCGAGGTCACCGAGTTCGAAAACATGGCCCAGAAAACGGCCATGCGACTCTATCCGATGGCGTATTTCAAGTCGTTCATCAATCGGATGGACAAAGGGACGGGTGACGAAGATCTGGAACAGGGTTGGACCTTCGACGAAATTCTCGAGAACAATCACACTGAAGTGATGGCGAACGACGCCATCTTCGGCGTTCAGGAGGAGGTGTTCGGCGAGGACGCCGTCGACCCGTACGCCGACAGGGTGATGCGTCCGGCGTGGGCGTGTTTCGCGGCGGACATGCTGGAGACGATGGCCGGCAACGACGACAGCGAAGAAAGTAACGACGGATACCAGGCGACGGTCTCCGTCACGGACGGGTTCGGGAACGGCGTTTACAATGCAACTGTCTTCGTCGACGGAGAAAAGCGGGGTACGACGGGTCCCGGTAACGAGGTCTCGTTCGAGCTAGCGGAGAACGGGACGCACTCGGTCGTCGTGATCGGAGACGACTACGAGCGAGTCGAGCAGCGCATCCGGTTTTCCGAACGGGATTCTCGAGACCGTATCGAACTCCGGCCGTCTACCGACCGAACGATCACTGTCTACGGTCCGTCCGGAGAGCCGGTCGACGGCGCCGACGTCAACGTCTGGGCGGACGACGAACTCGCGTACGCGACGACGGGTGCCGACGGAACGATCGCTCTCGAGGACCTCGCGATCGACGACCGAAGCGAACTTACGGTCGAAATATTCGCGGACGGGTACGAAGACGGATCGGAGACGGTCGAAATCGATCGGTCCTACAACGCGATTTTGACGTCTGCAGGCGACGCCTCGCTCGACGATCCCGAGGACGGTGCGGGACTGCACAGTTACTTCGAGGACGATCCGAGCCTCAAGGACGCCGCTTGCGAGGACTTCCGCGACTATCTCTTCGGCGACAAAGGCGGCGATCTCCCGGACGCGCCCTCGACGCTCGAGCTCGTCGACGGCATGTTCGGGGAGATGAATCCGCTGACGCAGAACGAAACGGTCGAACCGAACGACATGGCCGACATCGCCTACTACGAGCTGATCGGCATCCGAGATCTCTCGACGGTGTTGGACGACCTCCCTAGCGAGATGAACCCCGAGGATATCGACGAACCGATCAGTTACACCGAGGGGTTCGAGTCGCGGATCGAGAACGGTGACTTCATCGACGATATCTACGACGTGAACGTCGATCGATCGGTCGACGTCTCGTACGGATCGCTTTCCGCGAACAGGAGCAGCTCGTTTTCCGACTACGAGTACAGTCATTCAGCGTACGATTCCCGCGGCGTTACCGACATCGACGTATCGTTGTCGCAGGACTGGCGGACTACCGAGGGTGAGTACACCAATCGTGATCTCCACAGTCTCACGATCGATGCCGACGTCGAAATTCAGGAGCGATCGGTCTTCGAGAACACGACGGAGAACGGAACCGACACGAAAACCCTCGATCGATCGCCCGAAACGCTCCCGGTTTCGATCGAGGTCGACATCGATGCGGATCTCGTCGATGATATCGCTATCGACCGGAGCGAGATCGGTGACGATTTCGAAGCCGGCACCGGATACGCGGGCCACGGTGATCTCACCAGCCTCTCGGATCCGGCCAACTTCGAGCGCGTCGTAACTGACTCCCTCGAGACGCTGCTCGATGTGAACGCGCTCGATTCGGACGGCGATCTCGAGTCCCAGATCGAAGCTGATCTCAACGATTCGATCCGCATATCGAGTATTCCGTCGACCAACGAGAGTACCAACGGGGCGATATCCGTCGCACTGGATATCCGTTTCGGGGTCCTCGGAGCGGACGTTGCGAGTTACGACTTCGACGATCTCGAGGCCGGTTCGAATCTCGACAGAGCCGAACTCGAAGAGTGGCTCGAGGACGACCTCTACTTGGTTAACGCGTACGTCAAGAAAGAGACGAACGCGATCGAGCAACCGCGAGTGGAGTTTCTGCGCAGTCCGTCGCCGTTCAGAGAGCTAACCGATGAGGTTCGGGCCGTCGAAGACGAACTCGTGGACACGGAGTCGTACGACAACGTTCCGGATCTCGTTCGAATGGAAGTGCGAAACGCCTACTTCGAGACGCTCACCGGTCGACTTGATGAGATGGCGGATTTCCACGAGGAAACGGTCAGCGAGTTCGACGACGCGATGTCCACGAGCGACGGCGCACTCGACGACTCCCTCGATATCGTACAGGCGGTTTTCGCTGGCGACGTCGAGACGGAGAGCGGGGAACTCGAGGGCTCAGAGCTCATGGGAGACATGGAGTTCGACGTCTCCGGTTCGCCGACGTACATGGACCTCGAGACGGTCGACGACGACGAGGTGCCGACGGTTCGACCGCCGAACACCACGATCATGGACACCGATGTCGACGGCGAGCACGCGGCGCTCGGAGCCAAATACGGCCAGCGACTGCCGACACCGGGGCTCCCGCTAGTTCCGTGGCCGCCGATGCTGTACGTCCTGCAGGTCAACAGCTACAACGTCGACCTTCAGGGCGAGTACTCCCGCTTCGAAGTGAGTGCGACGGCGGGAGGTCCGGTCGACGGTGCGGGAACGACGTACGTCCGCGATCGGATGGACGTCGAAGTCGATCTCGGCGGCGATGCGCCACAGAAGATCGGCGAAGTCGAACCGATTACGTTCGATACGTCGCTCGAGATTCTGATTGCCATGCCTGGTCTGATGCCCATGAAGTCTGGTTCACCGCCGAATACCGGGGATCCTCCATTTGACGGTCCACCAAGCTTCAGTGACCTTATCGAGAATCTCGGTAATAAGGATCTAATTCTCGGTTACGAGGGAGAGAGCGACAAGTACGGGGATACTGGCCCTCTCGAAGGCTAA
- a CDS encoding PQQ-binding-like beta-propeller repeat protein has protein sequence MNRRSTSTRRRWLAACGSASVGIAGLSGCTGSDDSNDENGSSDPAGTGEEPDESGTEGVHNGSSGESWPMARFSANNGMVTDEWSGPDGPLEERWTVEIEDGEVSGPVVGHGFVYVADETSTLHAIDLTTGDVEWTYEPELPPETPPNPQWEPTTPAVTDDTVYFLTETLYALKPETGDVLWSVELGSLYSGDIRVYDGIVYVHNDGKLYAVDIEEQSIIWEERVNAVQDIAVGSDGSLYVSHKTNSGHDYEVVGFDVEKEEQIWAYSPSGNFDTGRELLVHDGTVYTHELDTVLAIDGETGEEATMAVYNKDDSESVVAGRAPTIANEIIYSAGVFDQPAVLTRELTTRQEPPTWDSNMPISGPTGRRIFVSKNSLYVWRGYGYVDLNVLNPETGEQRWSFDVRDHQDMVRGMVQGYAILVDSIIYSIDGNYSVIGALETA, from the coding sequence ATGAATCGACGGTCGACATCAACGCGCCGACGGTGGCTCGCAGCCTGCGGCAGTGCATCGGTCGGTATTGCCGGCCTCTCCGGCTGTACGGGTAGCGACGATTCGAACGACGAAAACGGCAGTTCGGACCCTGCTGGTACCGGCGAGGAACCTGACGAAAGCGGAACTGAAGGCGTTCACAACGGCTCGAGCGGCGAGTCGTGGCCAATGGCACGGTTCTCCGCGAACAACGGGATGGTTACCGATGAGTGGAGCGGGCCTGACGGGCCGCTCGAGGAGCGGTGGACGGTCGAGATCGAAGACGGTGAGGTCTCGGGACCTGTCGTCGGTCACGGGTTCGTCTACGTCGCGGACGAGACGTCGACACTCCACGCAATCGACCTGACGACAGGTGACGTCGAGTGGACGTACGAACCAGAACTGCCGCCGGAGACCCCTCCAAATCCGCAGTGGGAACCGACGACGCCAGCGGTAACTGACGACACCGTGTACTTTCTCACTGAAACCCTCTATGCGCTGAAACCCGAGACCGGTGACGTCTTGTGGTCGGTTGAACTCGGTTCGCTGTACTCTGGAGACATTCGTGTCTACGATGGGATCGTATACGTCCATAACGACGGAAAACTATACGCTGTCGACATCGAAGAACAGAGTATAATTTGGGAGGAACGAGTAAATGCAGTCCAAGATATCGCTGTCGGTAGTGATGGTTCACTCTATGTATCACACAAAACGAACAGTGGACATGACTACGAAGTAGTGGGATTCGATGTCGAGAAAGAGGAACAGATCTGGGCGTATTCTCCGTCCGGCAATTTTGACACCGGAAGAGAATTACTGGTTCATGATGGGACAGTCTATACACACGAACTCGATACGGTTCTAGCGATTGACGGAGAGACGGGAGAAGAGGCGACGATGGCCGTCTATAATAAGGATGATAGTGAGTCCGTTGTCGCCGGTCGTGCTCCAACTATCGCAAATGAAATTATCTACTCTGCGGGCGTATTTGATCAGCCTGCAGTGCTAACGAGAGAACTAACCACAAGACAAGAACCCCCAACATGGGATTCAAATATGCCTATTTCTGGACCGACTGGTCGTCGGATATTCGTTTCTAAGAACTCTCTCTATGTCTGGCGTGGCTATGGCTATGTGGATTTGAACGTACTAAATCCCGAAACTGGTGAACAACGGTGGTCCTTTGATGTCCGCGATCACCAAGATATGGTACGAGGAATGGTACAAGGATACGCGATTCTTGTAGATTCGATCATCTATAGCATCGATGGTAACTACAGCGTCATTGGCGCTCTCGAAACAGCCTAA
- a CDS encoding ornithine cyclodeaminase, nickel-pincer nucleotide-dependent, whose amino-acid sequence MTVSRTVELEGHIIDSGTMGHCFGVVMDMGGEFEVEEFEVGRHKHAETYCRMRVLAETESDLRAILHELNQQGATVADPRDATLEAAPEDGVVPVDFYSTTNHPTFVRVDGEWVEVEDVEMDCALVVENAGDERPRVYTKVLNAIEEGDLVVTGETGIRVEPPERPRNGSGSFGFMQGGVSSERPSASLIEEIADEMREVRENDGNVLVVCGPAIVHSGGRDALAELVRAGYIDALSAGNGFAVHDLERDLYGTSLGVDTESLEHPRKGHKHHIYTISEIARLGGIEEAVDEGVVDDGVMYECVRNDVPYVLAGSIRDDGPLPDTITDSIEAQNAIREQAQEADIVLMLATLLHSVAVGNCLPSTTKTVCVDINPATVTQLLDRGSAQAIGMVTDIGTFIPMLAEELLE is encoded by the coding sequence GGGCCACTGTTTCGGTGTCGTAATGGATATGGGCGGCGAGTTCGAGGTCGAGGAATTCGAAGTCGGCCGCCACAAGCACGCGGAGACCTACTGCCGGATGCGCGTGCTCGCCGAAACCGAAAGCGACCTGCGGGCGATCCTCCACGAACTCAACCAGCAGGGCGCGACCGTCGCCGATCCGCGCGACGCGACGCTCGAGGCGGCGCCGGAGGACGGCGTCGTCCCCGTCGACTTCTACTCGACGACCAACCACCCGACGTTCGTTCGCGTCGACGGCGAGTGGGTCGAGGTCGAGGACGTCGAGATGGACTGTGCCCTCGTGGTAGAGAACGCGGGCGACGAGCGTCCGCGGGTTTACACGAAGGTCCTGAACGCGATCGAGGAAGGCGACCTCGTCGTCACCGGCGAAACCGGGATCCGCGTCGAACCGCCGGAACGCCCCCGCAACGGCAGCGGTTCGTTCGGCTTCATGCAGGGCGGCGTCTCCAGCGAGCGCCCCTCGGCGTCGCTGATCGAGGAGATCGCCGACGAGATGCGCGAGGTCCGGGAAAACGACGGGAACGTCCTCGTCGTCTGCGGCCCGGCGATCGTCCACTCCGGCGGCCGGGACGCGCTCGCGGAGCTCGTCCGCGCGGGCTACATCGACGCGCTTTCGGCCGGCAACGGCTTCGCCGTCCACGACTTAGAGCGCGACCTCTACGGCACCTCGCTGGGCGTCGACACCGAGAGCTTAGAGCACCCGCGAAAGGGACACAAACACCACATTTACACGATCAGCGAGATCGCCCGCCTCGGCGGGATCGAGGAGGCCGTCGACGAGGGTGTCGTCGACGACGGCGTGATGTACGAGTGCGTGCGCAACGATGTCCCCTACGTCCTCGCGGGCTCGATCCGGGACGACGGCCCGCTTCCGGACACGATCACCGATTCGATCGAGGCCCAGAACGCGATCCGCGAGCAGGCCCAGGAGGCCGACATCGTCCTCATGCTCGCGACGCTGCTCCACTCGGTCGCCGTCGGTAACTGCCTCCCCTCGACGACCAAGACCGTCTGCGTCGACATCAACCCTGCAACCGTCACCCAACTTCTCGACCGGGGCAGCGCGCAGGCTATCGGCATGGTCACCGATATCGGGACGTTCATCCCGATGCTCGCCGAGGAACTGCTCGAGTAA